Proteins found in one Osmerus mordax isolate fOsmMor3 chromosome 20, fOsmMor3.pri, whole genome shotgun sequence genomic segment:
- the pmchl gene encoding pro-melanin-concentrating hormone, like — MRLSILSVLLAVALFSECFSPSSSTPLSKTEDSGPEPDALLADDPSEDLGRLGSTRIIVVGDAGLWRGMRGLDRLPLYRQSFLERREGKDAQDPSLSVYRRDTMRCMVGRVYRPCWEA, encoded by the coding sequence ATGagactctccatcctctccgtGCTGCTGGCCGTGGCGCTCTTCTCCGAGTGCTTCTCGCCGTCCAGCTCCACCCCGCTGAGCAAAACCGAGGACTCCGGCCCAGAGCCAGACGCGCTGCTCGCCGACGATCCGTCCGAAGACCTTGGCCGCCTGGGGAGCACCAGGATCATCGTGGTGGGCGACGCGGGGCTCTGGAGGGGCATGAGGGGTCTGGACAGACTGCCGCTGTACAGGCAGAGCTTCCTGGAGCgcagggaggggaaggatgCCCAGGACCCCAGCCTCTCCGTCTACAGGAGGGACACCATGAGGTGCATGGTGGGGAGGGTGTACCGGCCATGCTGGGAGGCCTAG
- the ccnb1 gene encoding G2/mitotic-specific cyclin-B1, protein MALRMTRNRIASENPTALAGKTVQGNKPTLRPRAALGEIGNNVAAPKQCLKKDAKLEPIKVAERKASTRVEKIQEAKLPKRNEPEIKPEPVAVLEPMSPTPMETSGCAPNDLCQALSDVLLTIKDVDADDYDNPMLCSEYVKDIYKYLQQLEVDQAVRPKYLEGQELTGNMRAILIDWLVQVQIKFRLLQETMYMTVGIIDRFLQDNPVPKKQLQLVGVTAMFVASKYEEMYPPEIADFAFVTDRAYTTAQIRDMEMRILRGLKFSFGRPLPLQFLRRASKIGEVTAEHHTLAKYFVELTMVDYEMVHFPPSQVASAAFALTLKVFSCGEWNETLQHYMSYSEESLVPVMQLIAKNVVQVNEGKTKHMAVKNKYSSQKQMRIATISQLNSSLIKDLAKKLTL, encoded by the exons ATGGCTCTCCGCATGACCAGA AACCGCATCGCTTCAGAGAACCCAACTGCTCTCGCGGGCAAGACTGTGCAGGGGAACAAGCCTACACTCAGGCCGCGAGCTGCCCTTGGTGAAATCGGCAACAATGTTGCAGCTCCCAAGCAGTGTCTGAAAAAG GATGCTAAATTGGAGCCCATTAAAGTGGCGGAGAGGAAGGCTAGCACAAGGGTCGAGAAGATCCAGGAAGCAAAGCTGCCCAAAAGAAATGAACCCGAAATTAAG CCCGAGCCAGTGGCCGTGCTCGAGCCCATGTCCCCCACCCCCATGGAGACTTCTGGCTGCGCGCCTAACGACCTGTGCCAGGCGTTGTCCGATGTTCTCCTCACCATCAAGGACGTGGATGCGGACGATTATGACAACCCCATGCTCTGCAGTGAATACGTGAAGGACATCTACAAGTACCTCCAACAGCTCGAG GTTGACCAGGCAGTCAGACCAAAGTACCTGGAGGGGCAGGAGCTCACGGGGAACATGAGGGCCATCCTCATCGACTGGCTCGTTCAGGTCCAGATCAAGTTCCGCCTCCTGCAAGAGACCATGTACATGACCGTGGGCATCATCGATCGCTTCCTCCAG GACAACCCCGTCCCCAAGAAGCAGCTCCAGCTGGTGGGGGTGACGGCCATGTTTGTTGCCTCCAAGTACGAGGAGATGTACCCTCCTGAGATCGCGGACTTTGCCTTCGTCACAGACCGGGCGTACACCACGGCCCAGATCAGGGACATGGAGATGAGGATCCTGAGAGGGCTCAAGTTCAGCTTTGGccgtcccctccccctgcagttcCTGAGGAGAGCCTCCAAGATCGGAGAg GTGACTGCTGAGCACCACACCCTGGCCAAGTACTTTGTGGAGCTGACCATGGTGGACTACGAGATGGTCCACTTCCCTCCGTCGCAGGTGGCCAGTGCTGCGTTCGCCCTCACCCTGAAGGTCTTCAGCTGTGGGGAGTGG AATGAAACTCTTCAGCACTACATGAGCTACTCTGAAGAGAGTCTGGTGCCAGTGATGCAGCTCATCGCCAAGAACGTTGTCCAGGTGAACGAGGGCAAGACCAAGCACATG GCTGTGAAGAACAAGTATTCGAGTCAGAAGCAGATGAGAATCGCCACTATTTCTCAACTAAACTCTTCGCTGATCAAGGACCTGGCAAAGAAACTGACCCTATGA